The Nicotiana tabacum cultivar K326 chromosome 1, ASM71507v2, whole genome shotgun sequence genome segment GCATGAAGATATGGGCAAATATTTACATTAGCTATGAAAACTTGGACTTATACTGTCAATATTTGCCTATTCTGTCCATTGTCATATGTTCTTGGCAAAATCTCAAGATTACTATTTTTCAAATGTCAAATGCTCATGTTTTCAATGTCAACCAGGATTTTGTGTAGTTCTCCTTTGAAGCTATTGGTTTTCATATTTCACTCTTCCATCATAGTCTTTTTCTAACTGATTGTTCTTTCTTGTAACTATTAGTTAGAGCTATAGACtgtattcatttcattgcatctACAAACATTTCTTTCTCACTTTCTCTCTGTCTATCTGCTTGTTCTTTATATACCCTTTCACATTTTTATCACTTTCTACAGTGAAATTGATCAGAGCTCTACTGAAGTAACAGAAGACATGGAGAAGTGCAAGGACTCTGCTCTTGAGAGGAGGAAAACTTTAGAGGAACAGAAGGATCATTTTCAAAGAGCTGCTTATGCTATTTTGAACATGCTGAATAACCAGGAGAGCGGCTAGAACTTGTAAGTTTATCAGTGATCCCTTGATCTCTGTTTTTCATAGCGTGATTGTGATTTCAACTCATGCGTAACTTGTGATGTTTATCTCATTAAGATATACCGGTTAGATTTCTCATGCATTTGATTTGTCATGTCATCTGATGATCGTGACAGACGTGTTGTCTTCTTGGATGTTCTTTTACTCATTAGGCTTCTTTTCTCAAGTAATATACTGGTGATATAAAATGTAAATATCTATTTGAACAACTGGTAAAATGTAAACATGGATGCACCATTCTGTTCCTTATGGCTAGCAGCAGTTTGATATGCTTTTGACTTGTGATTGCAGTGTTTAACTCCTAAATTGTTGATACTTCATCTCCATATGTTGTGATCAAGGAATAGATAGCACAATCTGCTCATGTATAATGGTCTTGTATTATTAGATGCCTAGTTGCATTAGCTCACATTTGAGCATCTTCAAAATATTCATCAGTTTTTAATTCATTGTGCAGGTATTTAGAACATTTCAGACATTTTGACCCCATCATTCCTCATTACGATGTAAAAGTTGTAGAGAATCCACATGTCACCTAGCTTTGAGGTATTTCAGAAAATAAATTTGAGTCCTACCCGTTAAATAAGCATTGCTTGAATCTGATGTTAATAGTCGATGTATGATCTGTATGAACCATATGCTTTTCTGCCTGCTGAGTGTTGGCTATCCTAAATGTTGGCTTTTATGGCCTCCTAAGGCAAAGCTTTAATTCGGATTCTTTGGACATCACTGGCTTCAAAGTGATCTGCTATGCGAAACTACATGATTGCTTCTGAGTTGCAAATTCTGTTATATGTGATAGAATACACCACACGAACATCATTGCAAGCCATACAGTACACCACACACAAAGGTTGTATAAGTTGTTTCAGCAATATTGGCAAGTATTTCTCAAATGTTTAGACCAAAATCCAAACATATATTGCTTCTCCCAAAGTACCTCTAAAGCTCGTTTGGAAAGTCTCTTCAAAATTAGCAAATTCTAAAAGCATGATCAAACAACCTCTAGCTTAGGTGAAGGATCACTATTTTCAGGTGAAATCTATTTCAAATTAGTGATTGAAAACTAACTTACACACTTAAAGTTTCAAAACGTTCAATATACTCCAGATACGATTTTTCCTTCTGAATGTTGTATTTATAATTTAGTCATTCAACTAGAAGATGATTTTAAAGATAAAATTCAATAAATACCACTTCCATTTTAACTTCTGTAGTTTTTTTGCTTAGTCCAACACTTCATGTGCAGAATTTGAGTTCTCAAAATTATTTAAAACGAATATTCACTTCTTAACATACGTGAATTTGGTAATGTAGCGTCAAGGGCTAGCCAAAAATGTTGTAATCAAATTTATGAAACTGATTGGCCATTTTTATTGAGCTGAAGCATCCATTGTTTGTTGAAATGCTTAGACACGGGCATGTTTGGTATGGAGGagcatattttttgatttttttttta includes the following:
- the LOC142181106 gene encoding uncharacterized protein LOC142181106; the protein is MEPSRDAAAGDDQLARTCEIESQLSSVVYDLSQQVQAAMENMLKMISEIDQSSTEVTEDMEKCKDSALERRKTLEEQKDHFQRAAYAILNMLNNQESG